The proteins below are encoded in one region of Desulfobacterales bacterium:
- a CDS encoding type II toxin-antitoxin system RelE/ParE family toxin translates to MVENISLSAILKLMKKLMTKHFSRWAAKQKMPKQELANALTEVIAGNFEANLGGYLYKKRIRFAGQGKSSGGRTIICYKKGDRAIFIHGFAKNEKSNLSKKELIAFKELSKILLRLTPEEITIAIANKDLIEVKS, encoded by the coding sequence ATGGTTGAAAATATATCACTAAGTGCTATATTAAAATTAATGAAAAAACTAATGACAAAACATTTTTCAAGATGGGCAGCCAAACAGAAAATGCCGAAGCAAGAACTTGCCAATGCATTGACAGAGGTTATTGCCGGGAACTTCGAAGCAAATCTTGGCGGTTACCTTTATAAAAAAAGAATCCGTTTTGCGGGTCAAGGCAAAAGCAGTGGCGGACGAACCATTATTTGTTATAAAAAAGGCGATCGTGCAATTTTTATTCATGGTTTTGCTAAAAATGAGAAATCAAATTTATCAAAAAAAGAACTTATTGCTTTCAAAGAATTATCAAAAATTTTGCTGAGGCTAACACCTGAAGAGATAACAATAGCCATAGCAAATAAAGACTTAATTGAGGTGAAATCATGA
- the thrS gene encoding threonine--tRNA ligase, translated as MINITFPDGSVKQFENQPDGFTIARSISEGLARNCVAMEIDGVLYDMYTTVDRDANIRFITPKDPEALDILRHSAAHVMAQAILRLYPDAKLTIGPVVENGFYYDIDMPPISEEEFPKIEAEMKKIIKEKLPVKREEVPKQRAMEFYEGEPYKQEMISELEDGTISFYSQGEFTDLCRGPHIPHTGFIKAIKLLKVSGAYWRADSNRPQLQRIYGTAYFDKKDLNEYLNFLEEARKRDHRKIGAELELFSFHDEAPGMPFFHANGMVLWNMLMDYWRKEHQADGYVETKTPIILNRSLWEQSGHWENYRENMYTTVIDDTEVAIKPMNCPGGMLLYKTKRHSYKDLPIRAAEIGLVHRHELSGVLSGLFRVRAFHQDDAHIFMTPDQIEAEILGVLKLVERIYSTFGLGFHLELSTRPEKSIGTEKQWEDATNGLQAALENYGMDFKINEGDGAFYGPKIDIHIKDAIGRTWQCGTIQLDMSLPERFDLSYIGQDNDKHRPVMIHRVVYGSIERFLGILIEHFAGKFPLWMAPVQAVILPINDSLTPFAETVNAAFTGAGLRSRVDKRTESLNKKVREAQLSKIPLIITVGEKEKSAGTLSVRTLDGQVHYGVGQELFINAVCANVRERRLSLDIFEN; from the coding sequence ATGATTAATATCACGTTTCCAGACGGAAGTGTCAAACAGTTTGAAAATCAGCCGGACGGGTTTACCATTGCCAGGTCCATATCCGAGGGCCTGGCGCGAAACTGCGTGGCCATGGAAATCGACGGGGTGCTCTATGATATGTATACAACGGTGGACCGGGACGCGAATATCCGGTTTATCACCCCCAAGGACCCGGAAGCCCTGGATATCCTTCGCCACAGCGCCGCCCATGTCATGGCCCAGGCCATTCTCCGGCTGTATCCGGACGCCAAGCTTACCATCGGGCCGGTGGTGGAAAACGGGTTTTATTATGATATCGACATGCCCCCGATTTCCGAGGAGGAATTTCCGAAAATCGAGGCGGAAATGAAAAAAATCATCAAGGAGAAGCTTCCGGTCAAGCGCGAAGAGGTCCCCAAGCAGCGGGCCATGGAGTTCTATGAAGGCGAACCCTACAAGCAGGAGATGATCTCCGAGCTTGAGGACGGCACGATTTCCTTTTACAGTCAGGGGGAATTCACCGATCTTTGCCGCGGCCCGCACATTCCGCACACCGGGTTTATCAAGGCGATTAAACTCTTGAAGGTATCCGGCGCCTACTGGCGGGCGGATTCGAACCGGCCCCAGCTTCAGCGGATCTATGGCACCGCCTATTTTGATAAGAAGGATTTAAACGAATACCTCAATTTCCTGGAAGAGGCCAGAAAGCGGGATCACCGAAAGATCGGGGCGGAGCTGGAGCTCTTCTCCTTCCATGACGAGGCACCCGGCATGCCGTTTTTTCATGCCAACGGGATGGTGCTCTGGAACATGCTGATGGATTACTGGCGCAAGGAACATCAGGCCGACGGCTACGTGGAAACCAAGACCCCGATCATTTTAAACCGGAGCCTCTGGGAGCAGAGCGGCCATTGGGAAAACTACCGGGAAAACATGTATACCACGGTGATCGATGACACAGAGGTGGCCATCAAGCCCATGAACTGCCCCGGCGGCATGCTGCTTTACAAAACAAAGCGGCACTCCTATAAGGATTTGCCCATCCGGGCGGCGGAAATCGGTCTGGTACACCGGCACGAGCTAAGCGGCGTGCTCTCCGGCCTTTTTAGGGTGCGGGCGTTTCACCAGGACGATGCCCACATCTTCATGACCCCGGATCAGATCGAGGCGGAGATCCTGGGCGTTTTAAAACTGGTGGAGCGCATCTACAGCACCTTCGGCCTGGGATTTCACCTGGAGCTCTCCACCCGGCCGGAAAAGTCCATCGGCACGGAAAAGCAATGGGAAGATGCCACAAACGGGCTTCAGGCCGCGCTTGAAAACTATGGCATGGATTTTAAGATAAACGAGGGTGACGGCGCGTTCTACGGGCCGAAAATCGATATCCATATCAAGGATGCCATCGGCCGGACCTGGCAGTGCGGCACCATCCAGCTGGATATGTCGCTTCCCGAGCGCTTTGATCTCTCCTACATCGGCCAGGACAATGACAAGCACCGGCCGGTGATGATCCATCGGGTGGTCTATGGCTCCATTGAGCGGTTTCTGGGTATTTTGATCGAGCATTTTGCCGGGAAATTTCCCCTTTGGATGGCGCCGGTGCAGGCGGTGATTCTGCCCATAAATGACTCTTTGACGCCGTTTGCCGAAACGGTGAATGCGGCATTTACCGGGGCGGGGCTTCGTTCCAGGGTGGATAAGCGCACGGAGAGCCTGAACAAGAAGGTAAGGGAGGCACAGCTTTCCAAGATCCCCCTGATCATCACAGTGGGAGAAAAGGAAAAAAGCGCCGGCACCCTATCGGTCCGCACCCTGGACGGGCAGGTGCATTACGGCGTGGGGCAGGAACTGTTTATTAACGCGGTTTGTGCCAATGTTCGCGAGCGGAGACTGTCCCTTGATATTTTTGAGAATTAA
- the rfbC gene encoding dTDP-4-dehydrorhamnose 3,5-epimerase: MTVTITPLALPEILLITPRVFTDHRGFFLETHHQIKYTDAGLERTFVQDNHSRSRQAVLRGLHYQLRKPQGKLVYAVRGEIFDVAVDIRHGSPTFGRWTGTHLSDTNHRQLFIPEGFAHGFVVLSESADVVYKCTQFYEPGDEYGIYWKDPEIGIDWPVEAPILSEKDQLFPTLNSAPEAHLPVYQAGGP, encoded by the coding sequence ATGACCGTCACGATAACCCCGCTTGCCCTGCCGGAAATCCTGCTGATCACGCCCAGGGTGTTTACCGATCACCGGGGATTTTTCCTGGAAACCCATCATCAGATAAAATATACGGACGCCGGGCTTGAGCGCACCTTTGTCCAGGATAACCACTCCCGGTCGCGGCAGGCCGTGCTTCGGGGACTCCATTATCAGCTCCGGAAGCCCCAGGGAAAACTCGTGTATGCGGTAAGGGGCGAAATATTCGACGTGGCGGTGGACATCCGGCATGGCTCCCCGACATTCGGCCGGTGGACCGGCACCCATCTGTCAGATACCAATCACCGACAGCTGTTCATTCCCGAGGGCTTTGCCCACGGATTTGTAGTTTTGAGCGAATCTGCGGATGTGGTATACAAGTGCACCCAGTTCTATGAACCCGGCGATGAATACGGAATTTACTGGAAGGACCCGGAAATCGGCATCGACTGGCCGGTGGAGGCCCCGATTCTTTCTGAAAAGGATCAGCTCTTTCCCACCCTCAATTCAGCACCGGAAGCGCATCTGCCGGTTTACCAGGCAGGCGGCCCATAA
- a CDS encoding TRL-like family protein, whose product MKHVKLICFIGLIALIPMVMGCATSYPVGSLYTKVKLPIDAEGSMSSASKVGTAECTSVLSLVATGDASIQTAMENGNITKIHHVDWDVENILGIYGVYKVTVYGE is encoded by the coding sequence ATGAAACATGTAAAACTGATTTGTTTCATCGGTCTGATCGCTTTAATCCCCATGGTAATGGGATGTGCAACCAGTTATCCGGTGGGTTCGCTGTATACGAAAGTTAAACTCCCGATAGATGCCGAGGGGAGCATGTCATCGGCGAGTAAAGTCGGCACTGCCGAGTGCACCAGCGTTCTTTCCCTCGTGGCAACGGGTGATGCCAGCATTCAAACGGCAATGGAGAACGGAAACATCACAAAAATCCATCATGTGGATTGGGATGTTGAAAATATTCTGGGAATATACGGGGTTTACAAGGTAACGGTGTACGGGGAATAA
- a CDS encoding glutamine amidotransferase, which translates to MKTLFIIKLGTTFECIKKSFGDFDQWTKTALGSTDMDVGVVDTESGASLPQAKDCAGVILTGSHSMVTDNLPWSIEVENWIPEILKARIPFLGICYGHQVLAKAAGGQVGFHPKGREIGTVKIYLLSAHAKDKLFGELPKQFAAHTVHSQSVLRLPPEAIHLATSADEVHHAFRIGDCAWGIQFHPEFTEKIMEAYIRTQAKELLAEGRDVEKLLLMIDETPAALKIARNFCRMVRDRKSRF; encoded by the coding sequence ATGAAAACACTTTTCATCATTAAGCTGGGAACTACATTCGAATGTATTAAAAAAAGTTTCGGTGACTTTGACCAATGGACAAAAACTGCCCTCGGAAGTACTGATATGGATGTAGGTGTCGTCGATACGGAAAGCGGCGCCTCGCTTCCTCAGGCGAAAGACTGTGCCGGTGTTATATTGACCGGGTCTCATTCAATGGTTACCGACAATCTGCCCTGGAGCATTGAGGTGGAAAATTGGATTCCGGAAATTCTTAAAGCCAGGATTCCATTTCTGGGTATTTGCTATGGGCACCAAGTATTGGCAAAAGCTGCCGGCGGCCAAGTGGGTTTTCATCCCAAGGGCAGAGAGATCGGTACAGTTAAAATTTATCTGCTTTCTGCCCATGCCAAAGATAAACTGTTTGGGGAGCTACCCAAACAGTTTGCGGCACATACGGTGCATTCCCAATCGGTGCTGCGCCTGCCGCCAGAAGCCATTCATCTTGCGACAAGCGCCGATGAAGTCCATCATGCGTTTCGAATCGGCGACTGCGCCTGGGGAATTCAGTTTCACCCGGAATTTACAGAAAAAATTATGGAAGCCTACATCAGGACGCAGGCAAAAGAACTTCTGGCGGAAGGCCGGGATGTGGAAAAACTTTTGCTGATGATTGATGAAACACCGGCAGCTCTGAAGATAGCCCGTAATTTTTGCCGCATGGTCAGGGATCGAAAAAGCCGTTTTTAA
- a CDS encoding helix-turn-helix domain-containing protein, whose amino-acid sequence MRKSIAKSITNTVKDLHKSGLVDDITMKNIENLCVPEVQEYTPEKIISIRKKFRLSQAALASLFNISPSTVQKWEQGNKKPAGASRKLLDIMERKGISALI is encoded by the coding sequence ATGAGAAAATCCATCGCAAAATCAATTACAAATACTGTAAAAGACCTACATAAAAGTGGCTTAGTAGATGATATTACTATGAAAAATATCGAGAACCTTTGTGTGCCGGAGGTGCAGGAATATACCCCTGAAAAAATTATTTCCATACGGAAAAAATTCCGGTTAAGCCAGGCAGCGCTTGCCAGCCTTTTTAATATTAGTCCCTCAACCGTTCAAAAATGGGAACAGGGCAACAAAAAACCAGCTGGTGCATCAAGAAAATTATTGGATATTATGGAAAGAAAAGGAATAAGCGCACTAATATAA
- a CDS encoding HRDC domain-containing protein: MREKYAEPVKLINTPSDLAAAARHLAGQSVIAGDLEADSMFHFKERICLIQMAAPDMIYIIDPLAVTDMAPLKPVLENRDIRKIFHGADYDVRSLYRDFNISMQNLFDTELAGRFLGYAETGLNAMIKQQFDIELEKKFQKKDWSQRPLPNEMVTYAADDVRYLIALYEHLEQALQAKGRLEWAFEEFAHIAAVRPEPSDGRPLFLRCKGAGRLDPKSLTVLEALLEMRLEKARQKDRPPFKVMGTAPLIALAQARPKSMKNLESQNILSRRQIQMYGPDILRAIKTGGSVPADQRPHYPRNARQRPSAATTQKIRQLKRWREKEAKRLAIDPGVFFSNAQINALVEAVPTASDELDAIPALKKWQIREYGDQLIKIINQREKT; the protein is encoded by the coding sequence ATGCGAGAAAAGTACGCTGAACCCGTTAAACTGATTAACACGCCATCCGATCTGGCGGCCGCTGCCCGCCATCTGGCCGGGCAATCCGTTATTGCCGGAGACCTGGAGGCGGATTCCATGTTTCACTTTAAAGAGCGGATCTGCCTGATCCAGATGGCCGCCCCGGATATGATCTATATCATCGACCCCCTGGCGGTGACCGATATGGCGCCCTTAAAGCCCGTACTGGAGAACCGGGATATCCGGAAAATATTCCACGGCGCGGACTATGACGTGCGCAGCCTTTACCGGGACTTTAATATAAGCATGCAAAACCTCTTTGACACGGAACTGGCCGGCCGGTTTCTGGGATATGCCGAAACCGGGCTGAACGCCATGATCAAGCAGCAATTTGACATCGAACTGGAGAAAAAATTCCAGAAAAAGGACTGGTCCCAGCGGCCCCTGCCGAATGAGATGGTCACCTACGCGGCCGATGACGTCAGATACCTGATTGCCCTCTATGAGCACCTGGAACAGGCGCTTCAGGCCAAGGGCCGCCTGGAATGGGCGTTTGAAGAATTCGCCCATATTGCCGCGGTCCGGCCTGAGCCGAGTGACGGACGCCCCTTATTTCTCCGTTGCAAGGGCGCGGGCCGGCTGGACCCCAAAAGTTTGACCGTTCTGGAGGCCCTGCTTGAGATGCGGCTTGAAAAGGCCCGGCAAAAGGACCGGCCGCCGTTTAAGGTGATGGGCACCGCGCCTTTAATAGCGCTCGCCCAGGCCCGGCCCAAATCGATGAAGAACCTGGAATCGCAAAATATTCTGAGCCGCCGGCAGATACAGATGTATGGCCCGGATATCCTGCGGGCGATCAAAACCGGGGGATCGGTGCCGGCGGATCAGCGGCCGCACTATCCGCGAAATGCCCGGCAGCGCCCATCAGCCGCAACCACCCAGAAAATCCGGCAGCTTAAGCGCTGGCGGGAAAAGGAGGCCAAACGACTGGCCATTGACCCGGGGGTCTTTTTCAGCAACGCCCAGATCAACGCTCTGGTGGAGGCGGTGCCAACAGCGAGTGACGAGCTTGATGCGATTCCGGCGCTCAAAAAATGGCAGATCCGCGAATACGGCGACCAGCTCATCAAGATTATCAATCAAAGGGAAAAAACCTGA
- a CDS encoding P-II family nitrogen regulator, translated as MKKIEAIIKPFKLDDVREALNDIGIQGMTVSEVRGYGRQKGHMEIYRGAEYTVQFIPKIKIEVVVEASQAEKVAKSIQEAANTNKIGDGKIFIIPLEEAIRVRTGETGRAAL; from the coding sequence ATGAAAAAAATTGAAGCAATAATAAAGCCTTTTAAACTCGATGACGTAAGAGAAGCGCTTAACGACATCGGAATTCAAGGGATGACGGTTTCTGAAGTCAGAGGATACGGGCGACAGAAAGGACACATGGAAATATACCGTGGCGCCGAGTATACTGTCCAATTTATACCTAAAATCAAAATCGAAGTTGTCGTCGAAGCCAGCCAAGCGGAAAAGGTGGCCAAATCGATTCAAGAGGCGGCAAATACCAACAAAATTGGGGATGGAAAAATATTCATCATTCCCTTGGAAGAGGCGATTCGGGTGCGTACCGGAGAAACTGGACGCGCTGCCCTATAA
- a CDS encoding GAF domain-containing protein: MQLKNIDPFEVINFDQWQNMLDLLCRLASVKSAAITRVDSSQIEAFLVSRNPDNPFYEGLTVELANHYCEAVINENDMLMVSNALESEKWCEAPEVEHHLISYMGYPLRLPSGDIFGTICIHDDKKNVFSEEIIILMEQFKHIIESHFKMAEQTAELKEALENIKQLKGLLPICASCKKIRDDKGYWSAVESYIQKHSEAEFSHSICPECAKRLYPELKL, from the coding sequence GTGCAACTGAAAAATATTGATCCGTTTGAAGTAATTAATTTTGATCAATGGCAGAACATGTTGGATTTGCTGTGCCGACTGGCCTCGGTTAAATCCGCCGCCATTACCCGGGTGGATTCGTCTCAAATTGAAGCTTTCCTGGTGAGCCGGAATCCAGACAATCCTTTTTATGAGGGGCTTACGGTGGAGCTGGCAAATCATTATTGTGAAGCAGTTATAAACGAAAATGACATGCTCATGGTGTCAAATGCGCTTGAATCCGAAAAATGGTGTGAAGCGCCCGAAGTTGAGCATCATTTGATTTCCTATATGGGGTACCCGCTGAGACTGCCAAGCGGTGACATTTTTGGCACTATTTGCATCCACGATGATAAAAAGAATGTTTTTTCAGAAGAAATCATCATATTGATGGAGCAGTTCAAGCATATCATAGAATCACACTTTAAAATGGCTGAACAGACGGCAGAATTAAAAGAGGCCCTTGAAAATATCAAACAACTTAAAGGTTTGCTGCCTATTTGTGCCAGTTGCAAAAAAATCCGGGATGACAAAGGGTATTGGAGTGCCGTCGAATCCTATATTCAAAAACACTCTGAAGCTGAATTTAGCCACAGCATTTGTCCTGAATGCGCCAAACGGCTTTACCCTGAACTAAAATTATAA
- a CDS encoding diguanylate cyclase has product MTRRFTLQSRRQIPTILIRALIIGIYGVLAFASAWLLKDYAPGYIIDRVVPYGLPPLLSLLSGAFLSVFVLSLEQPRIETFLFSFISLAFAGLNLDIFLLAIITDPDLALTISRIDHFFLVLVTTGANLHLAYLVAEKKTQWWVVYLAYACGAAIALFTPTDLYLQGVHDYFWGFFAKKNFLYDVMSAIWLAAIFYCVYVLGRAYRQTESRRKQGTIKYLIYGFVAAGVLSLTNTPAIYGHEVYPLGTFIFISLFLLAYGLFKYNMRIALEQLRSLVFRIGHFALLIGAGLLPWIFISADSPRLRMLAGVIMISIAYHPLHVFWDKALSLVIKRAAERLQGEYYRLTYTLSGLHHLQAIYQEISQWLFRVFMNSRCAMVFYNEKSKQFEGWRTWNTDAMSGFFTAADNIPAGDQPITLSREHPLIQKIAAKKPPFVSHGLIRQWMIEDRIPPNKSDWLQEAGVVIPVFSENRIICLLMAGNKINDRSYIAAEQEILKNIGAILAPIIENARFFERLEYLVERRTRALHRTLADARKKSRQITAINQTIKKQNHIFLRLFETSSRIHNIEDLDELFGFTLKHLKSLFPQLGFGLILEGGRSEILEGGAFQGLTQSEQGIVLKHRADLGNPDLDRILKSEMPPPRHSESKDLTFQWHTIPMQVKDNRIIGYMVIKGPALEQATLKVIGIFLAQVSAVAQYKLLMRRLETMANTDGLTGAANRAFFEKEYAAHLKRARQFPDIPFSLIIIDLNGLKQINDQYGHETGDEGIKRVARMLAGLCRETDILARIGGDEFALLLPSVDSQKAKALRKRIREEEKQLVLPVADPHAKQAEIPLRISIGLAGSEETAPENVMKLADQRMYKEKANYYQTLRQTPETPPNRHDRA; this is encoded by the coding sequence ATGACCCGTCGATTCACCTTGCAAAGCCGCCGCCAGATCCCCACGATTCTGATAAGAGCATTGATTATCGGTATATATGGAGTTTTGGCATTTGCCTCGGCATGGCTCCTAAAGGACTATGCGCCGGGCTATATTATTGACCGGGTAGTGCCCTACGGCCTCCCGCCCCTGCTTTCGCTCTTAAGCGGCGCCTTTCTTTCGGTCTTTGTGCTAAGCCTGGAGCAGCCGCGGATTGAAACCTTCCTTTTTTCATTTATCTCCCTGGCCTTTGCCGGGCTTAATCTGGATATCTTCCTGCTGGCCATCATCACGGATCCGGATCTCGCCCTGACCATCTCCCGGATCGACCACTTTTTTCTGGTGCTGGTGACTACAGGGGCCAATCTCCACCTGGCCTATCTGGTGGCAGAAAAAAAGACCCAATGGTGGGTGGTTTATCTGGCCTATGCGTGTGGGGCGGCCATCGCCCTCTTTACTCCGACAGACCTCTATCTGCAGGGCGTACATGATTACTTCTGGGGATTTTTTGCCAAAAAAAACTTCCTCTATGATGTCATGAGCGCCATATGGCTGGCGGCTATCTTTTACTGCGTCTACGTGCTGGGCCGCGCCTATCGGCAGACCGAAAGCCGCCGGAAACAGGGGACCATTAAGTATCTGATTTACGGTTTCGTGGCCGCCGGCGTCCTGAGCCTCACCAATACCCCGGCAATCTACGGCCATGAAGTCTACCCGCTGGGCACGTTTATTTTTATCTCCCTGTTTTTACTGGCCTACGGGCTGTTCAAATACAATATGCGGATCGCCCTTGAACAGCTCCGAAGCCTGGTCTTCCGGATCGGCCATTTCGCACTGCTCATAGGGGCCGGGCTTTTGCCCTGGATCTTCATCTCCGCCGACTCCCCCCGGCTGCGTATGCTGGCCGGGGTCATCATGATCTCGATTGCCTATCATCCGCTGCATGTCTTCTGGGACAAAGCCCTTAGCCTGGTCATCAAAAGAGCCGCCGAAAGGCTCCAGGGCGAATACTACCGATTGACCTACACCCTTTCCGGTCTCCACCACCTGCAGGCCATCTATCAGGAGATCAGCCAATGGCTGTTCCGGGTGTTCATGAATTCCCGGTGCGCCATGGTATTTTATAATGAGAAGAGCAAACAGTTTGAGGGCTGGCGGACCTGGAACACGGACGCGATGTCCGGATTCTTCACCGCCGCAGACAACATCCCGGCCGGCGATCAACCCATAACCCTTAGCCGGGAACACCCCCTGATCCAAAAAATTGCGGCCAAAAAGCCGCCCTTTGTCTCCCACGGGCTGATCCGGCAATGGATGATCGAGGACCGGATTCCCCCGAATAAATCCGACTGGCTGCAGGAGGCCGGCGTGGTGATTCCGGTATTTTCCGAAAACCGGATCATCTGCCTTTTAATGGCCGGCAACAAGATAAATGACCGCTCCTATATCGCCGCGGAACAGGAGATACTCAAAAATATCGGGGCGATACTGGCGCCGATCATTGAAAACGCCCGGTTCTTTGAACGCCTGGAATACCTGGTGGAACGGCGGACCCGGGCACTTCACCGAACCCTGGCGGATGCCCGGAAAAAGAGCCGCCAAATCACCGCCATCAACCAAACCATCAAAAAACAAAACCATATCTTTTTACGTCTTTTTGAGACCAGCTCCCGGATTCATAATATCGAAGACCTGGACGAACTCTTCGGCTTTACCCTGAAACACCTGAAATCCCTTTTTCCCCAGCTGGGCTTTGGCCTCATCCTTGAGGGCGGCAGATCCGAAATCCTGGAAGGCGGGGCATTTCAGGGATTAACCCAATCTGAACAGGGGATTGTGCTCAAACACCGCGCGGATCTTGGCAATCCGGATCTTGACCGCATACTGAAATCCGAAATGCCCCCGCCCCGGCATTCCGAATCCAAAGACCTGACATTTCAATGGCATACCATTCCCATGCAGGTAAAAGACAACCGCATCATCGGCTACATGGTCATCAAGGGACCGGCCCTCGAACAGGCCACCCTCAAGGTGATCGGCATCTTCCTGGCCCAGGTTTCCGCCGTGGCCCAGTACAAGCTCCTTATGCGACGGCTTGAGACCATGGCCAATACGGACGGCCTCACCGGCGCAGCCAACCGGGCGTTTTTTGAAAAAGAATACGCCGCCCACCTGAAACGCGCCCGGCAGTTTCCGGATATCCCTTTTTCCCTGATAATTATTGATTTAAACGGATTAAAACAGATAAATGACCAATACGGCCATGAAACGGGGGATGAGGGGATCAAACGGGTGGCCCGGATGCTGGCCGGCCTGTGCCGGGAAACCGATATACTGGCCCGCATCGGCGGCGATGAATTCGCCCTGCTGCTGCCTTCAGTTGACAGCCAAAAGGCCAAGGCGCTGCGCAAGCGTATCCGTGAAGAAGAAAAGCAACTGGTCCTTCCAGTTGCCGACCCCCATGCAAAGCAGGCGGAAATTCCGCTGCGCATCAGCATCGGCCTGGCCGGCTCCGAGGAGACCGCGCCGGAAAATGTCATGAAGCTGGCAGACCAGCGCATGTATAAAGAGAAAGCAAACTACTACCAGACCTTGCGGCAGACCCCGGAAACTCCGCCCAACCGGCATGATAGGGCTTGA
- a CDS encoding ammonium transporter yields the protein MKKTLFLTLPLILFYISNCWAGDGVPTPESNSIAIDLVQTHANYVWTLIAACLVFFMQAGFAMVEAGFTRAKNSINIMMKNLMDFSMGTLAFWALGFGLMFGATSTGLFGTSGFFLSDFSVDGDPWVLAFWMFQVVFAATAATIVSGAMAERTKFSGYLIYSVFVSGLIYPIFGSWAWGGLFNGGGWLEALGFIDFAGSTVVHSVGGWAALAGAIVLGPRLGKYGKNGAIRPILGHNMPLAALGVFILWLGWFGFNPGSTTTADTSIAMIFVTTNLAAATGAVFAMATSWIKFKKPEVGMSLNGALAGLVGITAGCASVSPSSAIIIGAVAGVLVVLSVLFFERIRVDDPVGAISVHGVCGAWGTLAAGIFNMGGTSLGIIGVQVLGIVVCFAWTFTTAFIMFKTIAATVGLRVSPEEEMEGLDFTEHGGSAYPDFEILSHSGIGSLGGKGTTKTASV from the coding sequence ATGAAAAAGACGTTATTTCTGACGTTGCCCCTAATACTTTTTTATATTTCAAACTGCTGGGCGGGCGACGGAGTGCCGACGCCCGAATCCAACTCAATCGCCATCGATCTCGTGCAGACACATGCCAACTATGTGTGGACGCTGATTGCGGCATGCCTGGTCTTTTTTATGCAGGCCGGTTTTGCAATGGTGGAGGCGGGATTTACGCGTGCAAAAAATTCCATTAACATCATGATGAAAAACCTTATGGATTTTTCCATGGGCACATTGGCCTTCTGGGCGCTTGGGTTCGGCCTTATGTTCGGTGCCACCAGCACCGGGCTTTTTGGCACATCCGGTTTTTTCCTGAGTGATTTTTCCGTGGATGGTGATCCCTGGGTTTTGGCATTCTGGATGTTTCAGGTGGTTTTCGCAGCCACGGCGGCCACGATTGTATCCGGCGCTATGGCCGAGCGGACCAAATTCTCCGGCTATCTTATCTACAGTGTTTTTGTCAGCGGCCTGATCTATCCCATATTCGGCTCCTGGGCCTGGGGAGGGCTGTTTAACGGCGGCGGATGGCTGGAAGCCCTTGGATTTATCGATTTTGCCGGCTCCACGGTTGTACACTCGGTCGGTGGATGGGCGGCGCTTGCCGGGGCCATCGTATTGGGGCCCAGACTTGGAAAGTACGGGAAAAATGGGGCAATTCGCCCGATCCTGGGCCATAACATGCCATTGGCCGCCCTGGGTGTTTTTATCCTGTGGCTGGGTTGGTTTGGATTCAATCCCGGTTCAACCACTACAGCAGACACCTCCATTGCCATGATTTTTGTCACCACCAACCTTGCGGCCGCAACCGGTGCCGTCTTTGCCATGGCCACCTCCTGGATCAAATTTAAAAAACCCGAGGTTGGCATGAGTTTAAATGGGGCGCTTGCCGGGCTGGTCGGAATCACCGCCGGCTGCGCCAGTGTTTCGCCGTCCAGCGCCATTATTATCGGCGCCGTGGCAGGCGTACTGGTCGTCTTGTCCGTTCTCTTTTTCGAACGCATTCGGGTGGATGATCCCGTGGGGGCAATATCGGTCCATGGCGTATGCGGCGCCTGGGGAACCCTTGCCGCAGGCATCTTTAACATGGGCGGCACCTCACTCGGGATTATCGGCGTCCAGGTTTTGGGTATTGTTGTTTGCTTTGCCTGGACCTTTACCACTGCTTTTATCATGTTTAAAACCATTGCCGCCACTGTCGGTCTTCGCGTCTCTCCCGAAGAGGAAATGGAAGGACTTGATTTCACCGAACATGGGGGTTCAGCCTATCCGGACTTTGAAATACTCTCCCATTCCGGCATTGGCTCCCTTGGCGGCAAAGGCACGACAAAAACGGCGTCAGTTTAA